A single genomic interval of Gossypium raimondii isolate GPD5lz chromosome 11, ASM2569854v1, whole genome shotgun sequence harbors:
- the LOC105803333 gene encoding uncharacterized protein LOC105803333, whose protein sequence is MESIQSRVETWIKDQRAKILKVSWGPLQWRMRWHWPPWNNGDMEQRQKLHQEYERRKRQLQELCRAVKADSLSDLQDILCCMVLSECVYKKPATEMIRAVNKFKADFGGQIVSIERVQPSSDHVPHRYLLAEAGDTLFASFIGTKQYKDVMADANILQGAIFHEDVAEEIGRIELTEANRGERQKGNEENQFNPLESKPKQIKDRPKPAAHRGFLARAKGIPALELYRLAQKKKRKLVLCGHSLGGAVAALATLAILRVIAVSSSSKESERVQVKCITFSQPAVGNAALRDYVNRKGWQHYFKSYCIPEDLVPRLLSPAYFHHYNAQSLLMPSGMENNSLPTSKNEQGLQKGKPERLKDNEGEQLVIGVGPVQGPFWRLSRLVPLEGVRRQFKKYSRKQIDPIEPSATDSKTASSIEDVVVGPQSLEIQEGTDGISLKPIANTDNCESDTGSGKLTDKNNGSGDNKRWHSVPSLPSYVPFGQLYLLENSSVESLSGAEYSKLTSVRSVIVELRERLQSHSMKSYRSRFQRIYDLCMNDNASSFFGIEQVQQFPHLQQWLGLAVAGAVELGQIVESPIIRTATSIVPLGWNGIPGEKNAEPLKVDISGFRLHLCTLFHAQVNGKWCSTTVESFPSAPVYSSGNGEPPELQKIRVLVGAPLRQPPKHQIVADTVNFNREHNIVSSHQEKYIRPDGLNDFFIFCTSDFTTASKEVHVRTRRVRLLGLEGAGKTSLFKAILGQGKLSAITNIENLQEADFRDGIAGGLCYSDSPGVNLQELAMEASRFKDELWRGIRDLSKKTDLIVLVHNLSHKIPRYNHPDALQQYPALSLLLDEAKALGIPWVLAITNKFSVSAHQQRAAINTVVQAYQASPSTAEVINSCPYVMPGAASASLPWGVISSEDSDGRMGVQKLLSAPIDLVSRPFQRKDIVFPVERVNSLCHLVHRVLRSHEEASLEELVRDTLSLELAQDHAMGAIDGKKDSQAKALFSLTSAAVGASFGAGVGLILAVVMGAASALRKP, encoded by the exons ATGGAATCAATACAAAGCAGAGTGGAGACATGGATCAAGGACCAAAGAGCCAAGATCCTCAAGGTCTCGTGGGGGCCGCTTCAGTGGCGGATGAGGTGGCATTGGCCGCCGTGGAACAACGGCGACATGGAACAGCGCCAGAAACTCCATCAAGAGTACGAAAGGCGAAAGCGCCAACTCCAAGAGCTTTGCCGAGCCGTCAAAGCTGATTCTCTCTCGGATTTGCAGGACATTCTTTGTTGCATGGTCCTCTCCGAGTGCGTTTACAAG AAACCTGCTACTGAGATGATTCGAGCTGTGAACAAATTTAAGGCTGATTTTGGAGGACAAATTGTTTCTATAGAACGCGTACAACCTTCTTCGGATCATGTTCCACAcag GTATCTGTTAGCAGAAGCAGGCGATACACTATTTGCTTCGTTCATTGGAACCAAGCAGTATAA AGATGTCATGGCTGATGCGAACATACTTCAAGGTGCTATATTTCATGAGGATGTTGCAGAGGAGATTGGCCGGATTGAATTAACTGAAGCCAACCGAGGCGAGAGACAGAAAGGAAATGAGGAAAATCAGTTCAATCCCTTGGAATCAAAACCTAAACAGATTAAAGATAGGCCTAAACCTGCTGCACATCGG GGTTTCTTGGCTCGTGCTAAAGGCATACCTGCTTTGGAGTTGTACAGGCTTGCTCAGAAAAAGAAACGGAAACTTGTATTATGCGGACATTCTCTTGGTGGAGCA GTGGCAGCATTGGCTACCCTTGCCATTTTGAGGGTTATTGCTGTATCATCTTCATCAAAAGAAAGTGAAAGGGTTCAGGTCAAGTGTATAACATTTTCCCAACCTGCAGTAGGAAATGCGGCTTTAAGAGA TTATGTTAACAGAAAAGGTTGGCAGCACTATTTCAAGAGTTACTGCATTCCTGAAGATCTTGTACCCCGTCTCCTGTCACCTGCTTATTTCCACCACTATAATGCACAAAGTTTATTGATGCCCTCTGGCATGGAAAATAACAGTTTACCAACATCAAAGAATGAACAAGGGTTACAGAAAGGAAAGCCTGAGAGGTTAAAAGATAATGAAGGGGAGCAATTGGTTATAGGGGTAGGCCCTGTCCAGGGGCCCTTTTGGAGACTTTCAAGGCTTGTTCCATTAGAAGGAGTTAGAAGACAATTCAAAAAATACAGCAGAAAGCAAATCGACCCCATAGAGCCATCTGCAACTGACTCTAAAACTGCATCTTCCATTGAGGATGTAGTTGTTGGACCACAGTCTCTTGAAATTCAAGAGGGTACTGATGGCATCTCTCTTAAACCAATTGCCAACACCGATAATTGTGAGTCAGACACGGGATCTGGAAAGTTGACCGATAAAAACAATGGTAGTGGAGACAACAAGAGATGGCATAGTGTGCCTTCTTTACCTTCATATGTACCATTTGGACAG CTCTATCTCTTGGAGAATTCGTCTGTGGAATCACTCTCAGGTGCAGAGTACTCAAAGTTGACATCG GTCAGATCTGTGATTGTTGAATTAAGAGAGAGACTTCAATCTCATTCAATGAAGTCATATAGGTCTCGATTTCAAag AATTTATGACCTGTGCATGAATGATAATGCTTCATCCTTCTTCGGAATCGAGCAAGTGCAACAGTTTCCACATCTGCAGCAATGGCTTGGCCTTGCAGTTGCAGGTGCTGTAGAGCTTGGGCAAATTGTTGAGTCTCCTATTATTCGTACTGCTACTTCCATCGTGCCTCTTGGTTGGAATGGTATTCCTGGAGAGAAGAATGCAGAACCATTGAAGGTTGATATTTCTGGATTCAGATTGCATCTGTGCACACTATTTCATGCTCAAGTAAATGGCAAATG GTGTTCAACTACTGTGGAATCATTTCCTTCAGCACCAGTTTACTCATCTGGGAATGGGGAACCACCAGAATTACAAAAAATAAGAGTCTTAGTAGGGGCTCCCTTGAGGCAACCTCCTAAGCATCAGATAGTAGCAGACACTGTTAATTTCAATCGAGAACATAATATTGTATCATCTCATCAAGAAAAATACATAAGGCCAGATGGTTTGAATGACTTTTTCATATTCTGTACTAGCGATTTTACAACTGCATCGAAGGAGGTTCATGTTAGAACTCGTAGGGTACGACTTCTTGGTCTAGAG GGTGCTGGTAAGACCTCTCTTTTCAAGGCAATACTTGGTCAAGGCAAATTGTCCGCTATTACCAATATAGAAAATTTACAAGAAGCTGATTTTCGGGATGGCATTGCTGGTGGTTTATGCTACAGTGATTCGCCTGGAGTAAATTTGCAG GAGCTAGCCATGGAGGCTTCTCGGTTCAAAGATGAACTATGGAGGGGAATCCGCGACCTTAGTAAGAAGACTGATTTAATTGTTCTTGTGCATAACTTATCCCATAAGATACCTCGATACAATCATCCAGATGCATTACAGCAATATCCAGCCCTTTCACTACTATTAGATGAGGCAAAAGCTCTTGGAATACCTTGGGTCCTTGCAATAACAAACAAATTTTCTGTCAGTGCACATCAGCAGAGAGCTGCAATTAATACGGTTGTTCAGGCATATCAAGCATCTCCAAGCACCGCTGAAGTTATCAATTCTTGTCCATATGTTATGCCTGGTGCTGCCAGTGCTTCATTGCCTTGGGGTGTAATAAGTAGTGAAGATTCTGATGGGAGAATGGGTGTTCAGAAGCTTCTGTCTGCTCCTATTGACCTTGTTAGCCGACCTTTCCAAAGGAAAGATATTGTTTTCCCTGTGGAGCGGGTTAATTCTCTCTGCCATCTTGTCCACCGTGTTCTTCGGAGCCATGAAGAGGCTTCACTGGAG GAACTTGTTAGAGATACGCTTTCATTGGAGTTGGCACAAGACCATGCTATGGGTGCAATAGATGGGAAGAAGGATTCTCAAGCCAAGGCATTATTCTCTCTTACATCAGCTGCTGTAGGTGCCTCTTTTGGTGCTGGTGTGGGTCTTATCTTGGCTGTTGTAATGGGTGCTGCATCTGCATTGC